One Phaseolus vulgaris cultivar G19833 chromosome 4, P. vulgaris v2.0, whole genome shotgun sequence DNA window includes the following coding sequences:
- the LOC137836841 gene encoding probable galacturonosyltransferase-like 10 translates to MFLSRSFVLVFSACFLLCQAKGIRSFARENGYETEVEVASFVQFREAPEYRNQKKCSLLDTSNVAMASCDPSLVHIAMTIDWHYLRGSIAALHSVVKHTSCPQNLFFHFIASDARLESRDEFERIVHTSFPSLRFEVHVFEESLVGNLISPSIRQALDNPLNYARSYLADLLDPCIERVIYLDSDVIVVDDVQELWKVPLSGSRVIGAPEYCHANFTRYFSYEFWSSAEFSEVFQGKRPCYFNTGVMVVDLLRWREGDYTRKIEKWMEIQKERRIYMLGSLPPFLLVFGGDVEAIEHRWNQHGLGGDNLRNSCRTLHPGSVSLLHWSGKGKPWTRLDAKKPCSVDFLWAPYDLYIPPQQKRIAATGTINSSF, encoded by the coding sequence ATGTTTCTCTCTAGATCATTTGTGCTTGTGTTCTCAGCTTGCTTTCTTCTCTGTCAAGCCAAGGGAATTAGATCTTTTGCCAGAGAAAATGGTTATGAAACTGAGGTTGAAGTTGCTTCCTTTGTGCAATTCAGAGAGGCCCCAGAATACAGAAACCAGAAAAAGTGTTCTCTGCTTGATACAAGCAATGTGGCAATGGCATCATGTGACCCTTCACTTGTGCATATTGCAATGACCATTGATTGGCACTACTTGAGAGGGTCTATTGCTGCCCTGCACTCTGTTGTGAAACACACTTCCTGCCCTCAGAATCTGTTCTTTCACTTCATTGCATCAGATGCAAGATTGGAGAGCAGGGATGAGTTTGAAAGGATTGTTCACACCTCCTTTCCTTCCTTGAGATTTGAAGTTCATGTGTTTGAGGAAAGTCTAGTTGGCAATCTCATATCTCCTTCTATTAGGCAAGCACTTGACAACCCTCTTAACTATGCAAGAAGTTACCTGGCTGATTTGCTTGATCCCTGCATTGAGAGGGTTATATACTTGGACTCTGATGTTATAGTTGTTGATGATGTTCAAGAGCTTTGGAAGGTTCCATTGTCAGGGTCAAGGGTCATTGGTGCTCCTGAATATTGCCATGCAAACTTCACCAGATACTTCTCCTATGAGTTTTGGTCCAGTGCTGAGTTTTCTGAGGTGTTTCAAGGGAAAAGGCCTTGCTACTTCAACACTGGGGTGATGGTGGTGGACTTGTTGAGGTGGAGAGAGGGTGACTACACAAGGAAGATTGAGAAGTGGATGGAGATTCAAAAGGAGAGAAGGATCTATATGTTAGGGTCACTCCCTCCCTTTTTGTTAGTTTTTGGTGGTGATGTTGAGGCTATTGAGCATAGATGGAACCAACATGGCCTAGGAGGGGACAATCTTAGAAACAGTTGTAGGACTTTGCATCCTGGTTCTGTGAGTTTGCTACATTGGAGTGGTAAAGGGAAACCATGGACAAGGCTTGATGCTAAGAAGCCTTGCTCAGTGGACTTCCTTTGGGCACCTTATGATCTCTATATACCCCCTCAACAGAAGAGAATTGCTGCTACTGGCACAATAAATTCATCCTTTTAG